A portion of the Simkania negevensis Z genome contains these proteins:
- a CDS encoding magnesium transporter CorA family protein, with protein MITIYDKTEHDEEFKEIQEPREGCWIHVEDATTNDINQISKLIDLEYTDMYDCLDRYEIPRVERIDEHVLIFTRHPIEVEGGLYTTTFTIILTKDYFITICPQKSQLVENFISQKPKLTPSQKSKFLIYILLKITQEFTLQIKKIRTNVLKQEKKMSYVDSRDITSLTLNEEILNQYLSSLVPLRSVLESITSGRYTILYEKDQDLLEDLLNASIQSEDLCSINLRSIRSLRDSYQIIFTNQLNKTIKLLTALTIILSIPTMVASLYGMNVALPIAGDKHAFIFIVTFIILISFVSLLFFQRKKWL; from the coding sequence ATGATTACCATTTACGACAAAACAGAACACGACGAAGAGTTCAAAGAGATTCAAGAGCCACGCGAAGGCTGTTGGATACATGTAGAAGATGCAACAACAAATGACATCAATCAAATCAGCAAGCTCATTGATCTTGAGTACACCGATATGTACGACTGTCTGGACCGGTATGAAATTCCTCGCGTTGAAAGAATTGACGAGCACGTTTTAATCTTCACGCGCCACCCTATCGAAGTCGAAGGGGGACTCTACACCACCACCTTTACCATCATCCTCACGAAAGATTACTTCATCACAATTTGTCCTCAAAAAAGCCAACTCGTCGAAAACTTCATTTCTCAAAAGCCCAAGCTTACCCCCTCACAAAAATCAAAGTTCTTGATCTACATTCTGCTGAAAATCACACAAGAGTTCACCTTGCAAATCAAAAAAATTCGTACGAATGTCTTGAAGCAAGAAAAAAAGATGTCCTATGTGGATAGCCGGGATATTACAAGCTTGACTTTGAACGAAGAAATTCTCAATCAGTACCTTTCCTCTCTCGTCCCTTTGCGCAGCGTTCTCGAGTCGATCACCTCTGGCCGTTACACCATCCTCTACGAAAAAGACCAAGACCTTCTCGAAGACTTACTCAATGCGAGCATCCAATCAGAAGATCTCTGCTCCATCAATTTACGCAGTATTCGTAGCCTAAGAGATTCATATCAGATTATCTTTACCAACCAGCTGAACAAGACGATCAAGCTGCTCACAGCGCTGACGATCATTTTGAGCATCCCGACTATGGTCGCGAGTCTTTACGGAATGAACGTCGCCTTACCCATTGCTGGGGATAAACATGCGTTCATTTTCATTGTCACTTTCATTATTTTGATTTCGTTTGTGTCGCTGCTCTTCTTCCAGCGGAAGAAATGGCTCTAA
- the lpxD gene encoding UDP-3-O-(3-hydroxymyristoyl)glucosamine N-acyltransferase has translation MSKRFSLQELAELTNSELVGDPNHAIENVDNLESACEHDASFLANLRYKERMKNSAAGVICIDRTIEPTPGKNFLISDNPSLTFQKIAEILLHNQTHDTGFKGIHETAVIHGTAQIGRNVTIGPHAVIDQGAVIGDGTIIHANTSIGPGVKIGKACVIYANVSVRERCILHDRVILQPGAVIGSCGYGYTTDPKTGRHTKLDQIGIVILEEDVEIGANTTIDRARFKNTLIRKGTKIDXLVQIAHNVELGENNIIVSQSGIAGSAKLGNNVFLGGQSGVIGHVSITDNVKVATRGGVSKSISEPGIYGGGPVTTMAEFNKRQVQLRKIGTYVKQIEELEKRIEKLEKK, from the coding sequence ATGTCAAAACGGTTTTCCCTTCAAGAGCTCGCTGAGTTGACAAACAGTGAGCTTGTTGGAGATCCCAACCATGCGATTGAAAATGTCGACAATCTAGAATCTGCCTGTGAACATGACGCCTCTTTTCTAGCAAATTTGCGATACAAAGAGCGCATGAAAAATTCCGCCGCGGGAGTCATTTGTATCGATAGAACAATTGAGCCAACTCCCGGTAAAAACTTTCTTATTAGTGATAATCCCTCGCTTACGTTTCAAAAAATTGCAGAAATTCTTCTCCACAATCAAACTCACGACACAGGATTTAAAGGAATTCACGAAACAGCTGTGATTCATGGAACGGCTCAAATTGGGCGAAATGTGACGATTGGACCACATGCCGTCATCGACCAAGGTGCCGTCATCGGAGATGGGACGATCATTCATGCCAATACTTCAATTGGACCGGGCGTAAAGATCGGCAAGGCTTGCGTCATTTACGCTAACGTGTCAGTGAGAGAAAGGTGCATTTTGCATGACAGAGTCATCTTGCAACCAGGAGCCGTCATCGGCTCATGTGGTTATGGCTATACTACTGACCCGAAAACCGGCCGTCATACAAAACTCGATCAAATTGGGATTGTCATTCTCGAAGAAGATGTCGAAATTGGAGCCAATACCACAATTGACCGAGCTCGTTTCAAAAATACTTTAATCCGTAAAGGGACCAAAATCGACMACTTGGTTCAAATTGCCCACAATGTGGAGCTCGGTGAAAATAATATTATTGTTTCCCAATCGGGAATTGCCGGCTCAGCAAAGCTTGGCAATAATGTCTTTCTAGGAGGGCAATCAGGTGTTATTGGTCACGTTTCAATCACAGACAATGTTAAAGTCGCCACCCGTGGAGGAGTCAGCAAATCGATCTCTGAACCTGGCATTTATGGAGGGGGACCGGTCACCACAATGGCTGAATTTAATAAGCGGCAAGTCCAGCTCAGGAAGATTGGAACCTATGTCAAGCAAATCGAAGAGCTTGAAAAACGAATTGAAAAATTAGAAAAAAAATAA
- a CDS encoding OmpH family outer membrane protein, with protein MKRHTFFLPILASLFFFLTSAQAHVNSAGIVNFSTCITESKYGKQEQEAFDDIRTKITSIMQDLDGQFRDIVTKLNDPEFVDSLSPEKEHEMQAHAQSLQEELGRYQQQYYQVMNQANMHLIQMMTNHVSHASELIAKKEKFSVVLNKEACFYYEPKQDITAAVIAEMDKNFEKDAKAHKATAATEQPSEKAVK; from the coding sequence ATGAAACGGCACACTTTTTTCTTGCCAATCTTAGCATCACTATTTTTCTTTTTAACCTCTGCACAAGCTCACGTTAATTCAGCCGGGATCGTCAATTTTAGCACGTGCATCACCGAATCTAAATATGGTAAGCAAGAGCAAGAAGCTTTTGACGACATTCGCACCAAAATCACTTCGATTATGCAAGACCTCGATGGACAGTTTCGCGATATCGTCACAAAGCTAAACGATCCAGAGTTCGTCGACAGCTTATCACCTGAAAAAGAACACGAAATGCAAGCGCACGCCCAATCTCTTCAAGAAGAGCTTGGACGCTACCAGCAGCAGTACTATCAGGTGATGAATCAAGCAAACATGCACCTCATCCAAATGATGACAAATCATGTTTCTCATGCCTCTGAACTCATTGCAAAAAAGGAAAAATTTTCAGTAGTTCTGAACAAAGAAGCCTGCTTCTACTACGAACCTAAGCAAGACATCACAGCAGCAGTCATCGCCGAAATGGATAAGAATTTCGAAAAAGACGCAAAAGCTCATAAAGCGACAGCTGCCACTGAGCAACCTTCTGAGAAAGCAGTGAAGTAA
- the bamA gene encoding outer membrane protein assembly factor BamA, translating to MNKSVAKILTPLVLLTAPIPQLAAYSQATEAYEQKRVGKITVIMENLPRGSTFNQERILSKLRTKEGDPFSQNVFDQDLKTLSEEYDRVEPNIETRGGDVDITLKIWQKPMIRSIVWHGNSKVRTGTLQRELDIEPHTFFNRDEFNLAFNKVKEYYIKKGYFESDIEYKIIPYSDTNEIDIEITIHEGHSGHISKIAFSGLSNKEQSAILELIQTKKYNFFTSWLTGRGTYHEEALEQDKLIIVNYLQNQGYADARVNIQTKEDENGRLEIYINAVKGEKYHFGSIGIQGNELLNQQQIERVMLIKDGSIFSPEKLRDSIQNVKDLYGKDGYIEANINYVLHLSPSEPVYSVDIQIEEGEQFRIGLIRVLGNVSTNKNVILRESLLVPGEVFDSRRLKATQMRLEAIGYFKSVNVYAVKTPDDQELGENYRDVVIEVEETTTGSLSLFGGLSTTDSIFGGIDLAENNFDHRGLTRWWREGFSALRGAGEYAQLKAQIGKKQQTYSLTWMDPYFRDTLWRFGFEASYSKNRLQSDDYDVDIVGGSIFANYPLTNYWTFGTRLRVRNSISHVDKHILNKDAQQERQNSGLIAGLSSSISYDTRDNPFKPHRGVSSYFEIEMGGVRRHDNNPRYFPFGKVSFLNSYYYPLWRKGTVKLRGDFRFLVPFGGAEVEDVALSEKFFLGGDTTVRGYKPYSIGPKFPRNKDGDDSNAPKGGISSMLLSVEYLQNVMKMLDLFVFFDGGTVSEKRFDIPDFRMSYGLGARIELGNRMPFIVGMGFPINPEDKDDVKRFFFSMGAQF from the coding sequence ATGAATAAAAGCGTCGCCAAGATTCTCACACCTCTCGTCCTCTTAACAGCACCGATCCCGCAGCTTGCTGCTTATTCGCAAGCAACCGAAGCCTACGAACAAAAGCGGGTTGGAAAAATCACAGTGATAATGGAAAACCTTCCACGTGGCAGTACGTTTAACCAAGAACGTATTCTATCGAAACTGCGCACAAAAGAAGGAGACCCCTTTTCTCAAAATGTTTTTGACCAAGATCTAAAAACTCTATCTGAAGAGTATGACCGGGTTGAACCCAACATTGAAACGCGAGGGGGAGATGTAGACATTACATTGAAAATCTGGCAAAAGCCGATGATTCGCTCGATTGTCTGGCATGGAAACTCTAAAGTTCGAACAGGAACTCTTCAACGTGAACTTGACATCGAGCCTCATACCTTCTTTAACCGTGATGAGTTTAACCTCGCCTTCAACAAAGTCAAAGAGTACTACATCAAGAAAGGATATTTTGAGTCTGACATCGAATACAAAATCATTCCTTATTCTGACACAAATGAAATTGACATTGAAATCACCATTCACGAAGGACACTCGGGTCATATCAGTAAGATTGCTTTCTCGGGACTTTCGAACAAAGAGCAAAGCGCGATTCTTGAACTGATCCAAACGAAAAAGTACAACTTCTTCACAAGTTGGCTGACCGGAAGAGGAACCTATCACGAAGAAGCCTTAGAACAAGACAAGCTCATCATCGTTAACTATCTGCAAAATCAAGGATATGCAGATGCGCGCGTCAATATTCAAACGAAAGAAGATGAGAATGGCCGCTTAGAAATTTATATCAATGCTGTGAAAGGAGAAAAATACCATTTTGGCTCAATTGGCATTCAAGGAAATGAGCTTCTGAACCAACAGCAAATTGAACGAGTGATGTTGATTAAAGATGGAAGCATTTTCTCACCAGAAAAACTACGTGACAGCATCCAAAATGTTAAAGATCTCTATGGTAAAGACGGATATATTGAAGCAAACATCAACTACGTACTCCACTTATCTCCTAGTGAACCTGTTTATTCTGTCGACATTCAGATCGAAGAAGGAGAGCAATTCCGCATAGGACTGATTCGTGTTCTTGGGAACGTCTCAACAAACAAAAATGTGATTTTACGTGAATCGCTTCTCGTTCCTGGAGAAGTGTTTGACTCACGTCGCCTCAAAGCGACCCAGATGCGATTAGAGGCCATTGGTTATTTCAAATCAGTGAACGTCTACGCTGTGAAAACACCTGATGACCAAGAGCTCGGTGAAAATTACCGCGATGTCGTGATTGAAGTCGAAGAAACAACAACAGGAAGCCTCAGCCTCTTTGGAGGACTTAGCACAACTGACAGTATTTTCGGCGGAATAGACCTTGCCGAAAACAACTTCGACCATCGTGGGTTGACAAGATGGTGGCGTGAAGGATTCTCAGCTCTTCGAGGCGCAGGCGAATACGCACAACTCAAAGCTCAAATTGGTAAAAAACAACAAACCTACTCTCTCACTTGGATGGATCCTTACTTTAGAGACACCTTATGGAGATTTGGTTTTGAAGCAAGTTACTCGAAAAATCGCCTTCAATCCGATGATTACGATGTCGATATCGTTGGGGGATCGATTTTTGCCAATTACCCCTTAACAAACTACTGGACATTTGGTACCCGTTTACGAGTCCGCAACTCTATCTCCCATGTTGATAAACATATCCTCAACAAAGATGCACAACAAGAGCGCCAAAATAGCGGTTTGATTGCAGGCCTCAGCTCTTCCATTTCTTACGATACAAGAGACAACCCCTTTAAGCCACACCGAGGAGTCTCGTCCTACTTTGAAATCGAAATGGGCGGAGTAAGACGCCACGACAATAACCCACGTTACTTCCCCTTCGGAAAAGTGAGCTTTCTCAACTCTTATTACTACCCTCTCTGGCGTAAAGGAACTGTAAAACTGCGTGGAGACTTCCGTTTCCTCGTCCCATTTGGTGGAGCAGAAGTAGAAGACGTTGCCTTGAGTGAAAAGTTTTTCCTTGGGGGTGACACCACCGTACGTGGATATAAACCTTATAGCATTGGCCCTAAATTCCCTCGAAACAAAGATGGAGATGACTCGAATGCTCCCAAGGGCGGTATCTCCTCCATGCTCCTTTCTGTTGAATACCTCCAAAATGTCATGAAAATGCTCGATCTCTTCGTCTTCTTCGATGGTGGTACAGTTTCTGAAAAAAGATTTGACATTCCCGATTTCCGCATGAGCTACGGCTTAGGCGCCCGCATTGAACTTGGTAACCGCATGCCCTTCATCGTCGGTATGGGTTTCCCCATCAATCCTGAGGATAAAGATGATGTGAAGCGATTTTTCTTCTCAATGGGTGCACAATTCTAG
- the recR gene encoding recombination mediator RecR yields the protein MAKYPKHLLSLIAQLQKLPGVGKKTAERFAFDLLEWERHDLATLANLLSTLKEKIPHCNQCGCLMEEVSCSFCESSKRDPSMMCIIASPRDAFAIEETGNFLGLYHALGTLLSPLDGQTPEKLNVPKLLKRIELCGVQEVILALDSTLEGDATALFLKEELHQNQIKVSRLALGLPVGSSLDFIDEGTLSQALSGRQVLH from the coding sequence ATGGCTAAATATCCCAAACATTTACTTTCTCTTATTGCTCAACTACAAAAACTACCAGGCGTTGGAAAAAAAACTGCTGAGCGATTCGCCTTTGATCTTTTGGAGTGGGAAAGACACGATCTCGCTACTCTAGCAAACCTTTTGAGCACCTTAAAAGAAAAAATCCCCCACTGCAATCAATGTGGTTGTTTAATGGAAGAGGTCTCTTGCTCTTTTTGTGAAAGCAGTAAAAGAGATCCCTCAATGATGTGCATCATTGCCTCACCACGCGATGCTTTCGCAATTGAAGAAACCGGAAATTTTTTGGGACTCTATCACGCTTTAGGAACTTTATTATCCCCCCTTGATGGCCAAACTCCCGAAAAATTAAACGTGCCAAAACTCTTAAAGAGAATAGAGCTCTGTGGGGTGCAAGAAGTGATTCTTGCCCTTGATTCAACACTAGAAGGCGATGCCACAGCCCTATTTCTAAAAGAAGAATTGCACCAAAACCAGATCAAAGTTTCAAGACTTGCACTTGGATTACCTGTTGGAAGTTCACTCGATTTTATCGATGAAGGGACTCTTTCTCAAGCATTATCTGGCAGGCAAGTCTTGCATTAA